The region ACCGTTGGAGGCGGTGGAGGCGGTGGAGGCGGTGGAGGCGGTGGAGGCGGTGGAGCTGCCGCCTCCGTAGGAGAAGTCCACCTCGGGCTTGACCTGGACGAAGCCGGACACGGATGCGGCCGCCGAGGCCGGTGCCCCCTCGGCCGTGGCGACCTTCGTCGCGACATCGACCCGCAGGCTGCCGAGCGGGACCTTCGTCCCCTCGGGGCCGGAGTGGATGTCTCCCGTCTTCGCCCAGGAGACCTTCACGTCGGGCAGCAGCCGCTCGACGTCGAAGGAGGCCGGGTCGACCGGGACGGTGCCCTTCGCGTCGTCGTCACCCAGCAGCGTGTCCAGGGTCGTCGGCGCGGTCTGGACCTCGGTGCCGTCGGCCGTCTCACCGATCACCTTGGTGACCTTTGCGAGGAGTCCGTCCGGGGCGCCGGGCGCGGGGGCACTGGCGATGACATCGCCGACGGCGGTGCGGCCCGGCGTCGCGGTGCCCGCGGGGGTCGGGGTCCCGGTCGGGGACGGCGATGAAGTTCCCTTGCCGACGGTGGATATGACGGCTCGTCGGGTGTGACTGTCGTACGACTTCACCTTGAGTGAGGTCTTGCGGGCCTTCCCGCCGGCCGTACCGGGGCGCGCGACGGCGGTCGAGGTGGCCGCCGCGGCGGGGGCGGCGGCGACGGCGAGCGGTTGGTCGCTGTTCGCGGTCGCGGTCGCGGATGCGCCGGAGTCCGGGGTCCGTTCGGCGGCGGAGCTCTGGCCGGGGTCTGCGGAGCAGCCGGCGGCGAGGAAGAGGGCGGAGGCGGCGAGTGCGGGCACGAGGGCGCGCAAGGGCCGCTTGCGGATGCGCAAGATCAGTCCTGAGGGGGGTGGGGGTGGCATGGAATTACCAGCGAGTAACTAGATGTGAGCATGCCATGAAGACGCGAAGCCCTGCTTCACGTTTCCACCCCCTCCAGGGGTGATGTACGCCACGATCACGCGTCGAGAGTGGCCGATGGCCTCACCAACTCATCCGCGTGTCGCGTCAATTGACGGGGCATCACGCATTGGGATCGAACGGGATACCGGCCGGCTTCGCCTTCGCCAGGTGGTAGTCGAAGTTGCCGTCCTTGAGGCCGAAGACGGCACTGCCGAAGTCGTAGGCGCTCAGCTTGTCGCGCAGACCGGCGGGGTAGCCGTTCCAGCCGACCAGGTCCGGGAACTGCCAGGCGTGGTAGTGGTTCTCCGGCGGTTCGTCGTTCGAGTTCGCGGGGCGGAAGCAGTGGGTGCTCAGACCGTCCTTGTGATAGACGACCTTGGGGTGGGTCCCGTCCCAACGGATCTGGTCACGGCCGTAGATGTTGAAGTTGCCGTGGGCGGAGGTGGAGACGTACTGGGCCTCATTGTTCTGCACCCACACCACGACGTGTTCCCAGTCGTTGCGGTGCCCGCCGAGGCCGCTGCCGAGCACGGCCTGGTCCTTCTCGAAGTAGAGGCCGTACATGATGGCGCACCAGCCGTTGTTGCACTTCTCGCGCGAGTAGCCGTTGGTGTTGTCGAGGTCCGAGGCATCGTGGCACTGGCCGTTGAGGGCGCCGGACGGGTTGAGGCCGGGGTTGATCGTCCCGTCGGGACCGATGGCCGGGGTGGGGTAGCAGCCGTCCGTGTCGTAGTCGAAGGCCGGCTGGAAGGTCTGCTCCAGTCCGTCCGCGTTGGCGGGCAGGGCCTGGGGCGGGGCGGCGAGGGCGCTGCCGGGGAAGGCGACTACCAATGCGACCGCACTGCCGAGGATGAGCGAGACCTTGCGGATGCGCGAGCTTCTCTTCACTGCGTCCTCCTGATCGACCGCGATGTGGGGGCGGGTCGGGCACACCCGGTCGAATTGGCATGCCCAGATCACCATTCCCCCTCTCATCGACAACGCAAGCGTCAGGGGGTGTCTGAGTGATGAAAGGCCAACCAACTGACAAGGAGGCGGAGTTGGCAACAGCGCCGCGCCCCGCCGCCGGGGCGTGGGGCACAGGGCGCACGGCGCAGGACGCGCGCGAGGAAGCGGTGTCGCGAGTGCGGCTAGTGCGGCTAGTACGGCTAGTACGGCTAGTACGGCTAGTACGGCTAGTACGACGAGGCCACCCGACGGCAGCGCGGCGGCTGCACCGCGACTGCACCGCGACTGCTGCCCGGGACCTGGACCCGGCGAGCGACCCCGCCCAGGGGGTCTTCCTCAATGGCGCCCCGAGGTTACGGCTGCGCCCCGGACGTCACTTCGGCGCGGCCGACGAGGGCAGCCGCTTGAGCCACCGGGTGGCAAGTGGGTGGGCGAGCGTCGCGGCCAGGATCCCCGCCAGGGCGGTGACACGGTGTGCGTAGTCGGGAAGCAACCGGCTGACGGGTTCGAAGACCAGCGCCTGCACGACCACGAAGGCGGCGGTGGCCGCGAAGAAGCCCC is a window of Streptomyces mirabilis DNA encoding:
- a CDS encoding NPP1 family protein, with product MKRSSRIRKVSLILGSAVALVVAFPGSALAAPPQALPANADGLEQTFQPAFDYDTDGCYPTPAIGPDGTINPGLNPSGALNGQCHDASDLDNTNGYSREKCNNGWCAIMYGLYFEKDQAVLGSGLGGHRNDWEHVVVWVQNNEAQYVSTSAHGNFNIYGRDQIRWDGTHPKVVYHKDGLSTHCFRPANSNDEPPENHYHAWQFPDLVGWNGYPAGLRDKLSAYDFGSAVFGLKDGNFDYHLAKAKPAGIPFDPNA